The following proteins are encoded in a genomic region of Pyricularia oryzae 70-15 chromosome 6, whole genome shotgun sequence:
- a CDS encoding medusa: protein MSSTRLEQLSYKLFEPGYHNQRPIIVDEELQSPDTVTLAYEEEAAVRANGGGLSVSMSAYKSQQPQVHAFAESPYSQFSPQSFASQPTDHATPQQINNIAFASNNAAHTAAYGPSSPSDSGAGGDVTVLSRHPDSGPVGTRVTLSVSSATDLTASTSYICVSFGSQRCPAQVCKKVENNGGWVFTISAVAPQFLLTQCNSPSDVPLTIFVDANADSRTRVVSGGSFTYLLEGGSHGHSGQLAGSHGSTGDLGQRHEDTTLKGEGQAHVDAQGNATPPPSSQGHHIQQHNQQQQASHLTVRTSGISNPSEQNQHDQHQQQQQTHDEQQLQHDALASESTTNTYGYSAAGVTAPEAQSVPSQVQHLQNDLAAAGYNQQGGNDMLSSYRTRSSYLDHSYRPPSSLRQSAGSTWAPAYGTQDGTERYDYGRDATNALARPAMMTASPRMSQHGQHARMSSGLVRTSHLSASAQQLGMGYSGSWGVQKAQLHIRGGTAALDSMMTDRWTSEEWTNQRRIVLFTKRHNGPNLHIDFRPVSVSERPSNSICISCIYWARGPNERGECYVTSVDTIYLLERLIEPLATMGKFGVEEKNRIRRNLEGFKPITVSKGKPESEEFFKLIMGFPNPKPRNIEKDVKVFPWKVLGPALKKIVSKYSFDATGTSCSPAIPPPQSAPVSHLLTPVSLPAVSYSGLSTTPISATTATDPSLASGYVSMATHIDNGLPSPRSLPGSSSWSTSTAAYIPPSNRTLSPPMKTHSPSQSSSGLRISTLPGVYDSRAGPVNAPAYGLSSHQTHSPSHHHHHSATSAGASGRWDPYDTVTTSGSYSVPVPTSTYPSLSHHAHSHGAHGGVYGAPAYAGDAGQRH, encoded by the exons ATGTCGTCAACACGTTTAGAACAGCTCTCCTACAAGTTGTTTGAG CCCGGATACCACAATCAACGGCCCATCATCGTTGATGAGGAGCTCCAGTCCCCCGATACAGTGACACTAGCAtacgaggaggaggcagcGGTGAGGGCCAACGGAGGAGGTCTCTCTGTCTCCATGTCCGCATACAAGTCGCAACAACCACAAGTGCACG CATTTGCAGAATCACCTTACTCTCAGTTCTCACCACAGTCCTTTGCCAGCCAGCCGACAGACCATGCAACACCTCAGCAAATCAACAACATTGCATTTGCTTCAAACAATGCGGCGCACACAGCAGCATATGGACCCAGCTCTCCGTCAGATAGCGGTGCTGGAGGAGACGTCACGGTGCTTTCGAGACATCCCGACAGTGGACCAGTCGGAACAAGAGTGACATTGAGTGTTTCAAGCGCAACGGATTTGACAGCAAGCACATCGTACATTTGCGTCTCGTTTGGGTCTCAGCGATGTCCGGCTCAGGTGTGCAAGAAGGTCGAGAACAACGGGGGCTGGGTTTTTACCATCTCGGCAGTAGCGCCGCAATTCCTGCTTACACAATGCAACTCACCTAGCGACGTGCCCTTGACGATTTTTGTCGATGCAAACGCGGATAGCAGGACGCGCGTGGTGAGCGGAGGCAGCTTTACATATCTCCTCGAGGGCGGGTCGCATGGGCATAGTGGGCAGCTAGCGGGGAGCCATGGGTCGACTGGTGACTTGGGTCAGCGGCACGAGGACACCACTCTCAAGGGCGAAGGCCAAGCCCACGTGGATGCGCAGGGCAATGCCACGCCACCTCCGTCAAGCCAAGGCCACCATATTCAACAACATAATCAGCAACAGCAGGCCTCGCACTTGACCGTCAGGACGTCAGGCATTTCCAACCCGAGTGAGCAAAACCAACATGACCAacatcaacagcagcagcagacccACGATGAGCAACAGTTACAGCATGACGCTCTTGCCTCCGAGTCGACTACAAATACTTACGGATACtccgccgccggcgtcacAGCGCCCGAGGCGCAATCGGTTCCATCTCAGGTACAACATCTACAGAACGACTTAGCCGCCGCCGGATACAACCAGCAGGGAGGCAACGACATGCTCAGCTCTTACAGGACTCGGTCGTCCTACCTTGACCACAGCTACCGCCCACCATCGAGCCTTCGACAAAGCGCCGGGTCCACCTGGGCCCCCGCCTACGGCACCCAGGATGGCACGGAGCGATACGACTACGGCCGCGATGCGACAAATGCCCTGGCCAGGCCCGCGATGATGACGGCCTCTCCTCGCATGTCGCAGCACGGACAACACGCCCGCATGTCGAGCGGTCTGGTGCGCACCAGCCACCTCTCGGCAAGCGCTCAGCAGCTGGGCATGGGCTACTCGGGATCGTGGGGCGTCCAGAAGGCTCAGCTGCACATTAGGGGAGGCACGGCAGCGCTGGACTCGATGATGACGGACCGCTGGACGAGTGAAGAATGGACCAACCAGCGTCGCATAGTACTATTTACCAAGCGCCACAACGGACCCAACCTGCACATTGATTTCCGCCCTGTGTCGGTTTCGGAGCGGCCGAGCAACTCGATCTGCATCAGCTGCATCTACTGGGCCCGGGGACCCAACGAAAGGGGAGAGTGCTACGTCACTTCAGTAGACACCATCTATCTTTTGGAGCGCCTTATCGAGCCCCTGGCCACGATGGGTAAGTTTGGCGTCGAGGAGAAGAACCGCATCAGGCGCAACCTGGAAGGGTTCAAGCCCATCACAGTTAGCAAGGGAAAGCCTGAAAGCGAGGAGTTCTTCAAGCTCATCATGGGCTTCCCTAACCCAAAGCCAAGGAACATCGAGAAGGACGTCAAGGTATTCCCCTGGAAGGTACTGGGGCCAGCACTCAAGAAGATTGTGAGCAAGTACAGCTTCGACGCCACGGGCACCTCGTGCAGCCCAGCAATCCCCCCGCCGCAGTCAGCACCCGTCTCGCACCTCCTCACCCCGGTCAGTCTCCCCGCCGTATCATACTCGGGGCTGTCAACAACTCCCATCTCTGCCACCACAGCCACGGATCCCAGCTTGGCGTCTGGCTACGTGAGCATGGCCACGCACATCGACAACGGACTCCCCAGCCCCCGGTCCCTGCCAGGGAGCTCCTCTTGGTCCACATCGACAGCAGCATACATTCCACCAAGCAACAGGACCTTATCGCCGCCAATGAAGACGCATAGTCCGTCACAATCAAGCTCTGGTCTAAGGATCTCAACGCTACCTGGAGTTTACGATTCGCGAGCGGGGCCTGTCAATGCCCCGGCGTACGGCCTGTCT